One region of Sphingomonas kaistensis genomic DNA includes:
- a CDS encoding CPBP family intramembrane metalloprotease — protein MNGPALAPRPRPLAFLPKALFQPERPLRYVAIAWACAFFPSLLLSALASRLVPEAGPEFPNVDPGLLLFLLVVFAPVVETLIMGTVLLILERVAGFLPAVVISSLGWGIAHSLQATAWGLVIWWPFLIFSIVFLTWRRRSLAVAFGLPMLIHGLQNLGPALLLVAGLSG, from the coding sequence GTGAACGGACCGGCCTTGGCGCCGCGCCCGCGGCCACTCGCCTTTCTTCCCAAGGCGCTGTTCCAGCCGGAACGGCCGCTGCGCTATGTCGCGATCGCCTGGGCCTGCGCCTTCTTTCCCTCGCTGCTGCTCTCGGCACTGGCCAGCCGGCTGGTGCCCGAGGCCGGCCCGGAATTTCCCAACGTCGATCCGGGCCTGCTGCTGTTCCTGCTGGTCGTGTTCGCACCGGTGGTCGAGACGTTGATCATGGGAACGGTCCTGCTGATCCTCGAGCGGGTCGCGGGTTTCCTGCCGGCGGTCGTGATCAGTTCGCTGGGATGGGGAATCGCCCACTCGCTACAGGCGACCGCCTGGGGGCTGGTCATCTGGTGGCCGTTCCTGATCTTCTCGATCGTATTCCTGACCTGGCGTCGTCGCAGTCTCGCGGTGGCGTTCGGACTGCCGATGCTCATCCACGGCCTCCAGAACCTGGGGCCGGCCTTGCTGCTGGTCGCCGGACTAAGCGGCTGA
- the dapF gene encoding diaminopimelate epimerase, which translates to MLRQFHKMHGLGNDFVILDAREEPLAITEALARQIADRREGIGCDQLILLEPSATADLRMRIFNADGSEVQSCGNATRCVVKLTGAATIETAGGLLSGAAHGSEVEVTLVEPRFEWDAIPLAYPLPTDPMPMGWENLDRPYIVNVGNPHAVFFVDDLDDTDVEGIGPGIETDPVFPERINVNVAQVEGNALRLQTFERGAGLTRACGTGACATAVAAIRARLVTSPVTVHMAGGSLSIAWAPGEPVRMRGSATHVFKGTIDLQ; encoded by the coding sequence ATGCTTCGGCAATTCCACAAGATGCATGGGCTCGGAAACGACTTCGTCATCCTCGACGCGCGCGAGGAGCCGCTGGCGATAACCGAGGCCCTCGCCCGCCAGATCGCCGACCGCCGCGAAGGCATCGGCTGTGACCAGTTGATCCTGCTCGAGCCGAGCGCGACAGCCGACCTCCGGATGCGGATTTTCAACGCCGACGGCAGCGAGGTGCAAAGCTGCGGCAACGCCACGCGCTGTGTCGTCAAGCTGACCGGCGCCGCCACCATCGAAACCGCCGGCGGCCTGCTCAGCGGCGCCGCCCACGGCTCGGAGGTCGAGGTCACGCTTGTCGAGCCGCGCTTCGAATGGGATGCCATCCCCCTCGCCTACCCGCTGCCGACCGACCCCATGCCGATGGGCTGGGAGAATCTCGACAGGCCCTACATCGTCAATGTCGGCAACCCGCACGCCGTCTTCTTTGTCGACGATCTCGATGACACCGATGTCGAGGGGATCGGGCCGGGCATCGAAACCGATCCGGTTTTTCCCGAACGCATCAACGTCAACGTCGCGCAGGTCGAAGGCAATGCCCTTCGCCTCCAGACGTTCGAGCGCGGTGCCGGCCTTACCCGCGCCTGCGGGACCGGGGCCTGCGCCACCGCGGTCGCCGCGATCCGCGCCCGCCTTGTCACGTCACCGGTGACGGTCCACATGGCTGGCGGCAGTCTCTCCATTGCCTGGGCCCCCGGCGAGCCGGTTCGGATGCGCGGCTCGGCAACTCACGTCTTCAAGGGCACGATCGACCTCCAATGA
- the ftsY gene encoding signal recognition particle-docking protein FtsY: MSWLDKLTGGFRKTADRLGDNIGGLGTGAKAALDTSTLDDIEEALIASDIGPEASKRIRNAIAARRFEQLDERGLRTILAEEMEAILAPVAKPLDIWGFPRPHVILVIGVNGSGKTTTIGKLGAWLKEQDYGVMLAAGDTFRAAAIEQLRIWGNRIDAPVISGKEGGDAAGIVFDGVKQTTATGIDCLIVDTAGRLQNKTHLMEELSKVRRVLGRLNPESPHDVILVLDATTGQNALNQIEVFRDLAGVTGLVMTKLDGTARGGVLVAAAERFKLPIHAIGVGEGVNDLRPFDPRAVARAIAGLTS; encoded by the coding sequence ATGAGCTGGCTCGACAAACTTACCGGCGGCTTTCGCAAGACCGCCGACCGTCTCGGCGACAATATCGGCGGGCTCGGCACCGGCGCGAAGGCCGCGCTCGACACCTCGACCCTCGACGACATCGAGGAAGCGCTGATCGCTTCGGACATCGGTCCGGAAGCCTCCAAGCGCATCCGCAACGCGATCGCCGCCCGCCGGTTCGAGCAACTCGACGAACGGGGCCTGCGCACTATCCTCGCGGAGGAGATGGAAGCGATCCTGGCGCCGGTCGCAAAGCCGCTCGATATCTGGGGCTTCCCACGGCCGCACGTCATCCTGGTGATCGGCGTCAACGGGTCGGGCAAGACGACCACCATCGGCAAGCTCGGCGCCTGGCTCAAGGAACAGGATTATGGCGTCATGCTCGCGGCGGGCGATACCTTCCGCGCCGCCGCCATCGAACAGCTGCGCATCTGGGGAAACCGGATCGACGCGCCCGTCATCAGCGGCAAGGAAGGCGGCGATGCGGCGGGGATCGTGTTCGATGGCGTCAAGCAGACCACCGCGACCGGGATCGATTGCCTGATCGTCGACACTGCCGGGCGCCTCCAGAACAAGACCCACCTGATGGAGGAATTGTCCAAAGTCCGCCGGGTTCTCGGGCGGCTTAACCCCGAAAGCCCCCACGACGTCATCCTCGTCCTCGACGCGACCACCGGGCAGAACGCATTGAACCAGATCGAGGTGTTCCGCGATCTGGCTGGGGTCACGGGACTGGTGATGACCAAGCTCGACGGCACTGCCCGGGGCGGCGTCCTGGTCGCCGCGGCCGAGCGCTTCAAGCTGCCGATCCACGCCATCGGTGTCGGCGAGGGAGTGAACGACCTTCGTCCATTCGACCCCCGCGCCGTAGCCCGCGCCATCGCCGGACTGACGTCGTGA
- a CDS encoding septation protein A, with translation MSAKAEPAGGSKLLIDFGPLLLFFLVNFLAPVSPLTKIFVATGVFMVAMVAAVAYSAIRYRSVSPLLWFSGFMVVVLGGLTLWLHDETFIKLKPTIYYLFVAALLGFGLWKDKPLLKLVLGSAYPGLDEEGWRKLTRNWALFFLVMAAVNEAVWRNSSTDFWVGFKLWGAIPLTLLFAAANVPMLLRHGLNTEDAKPEEPGPVE, from the coding sequence GTGAGCGCGAAGGCCGAACCCGCCGGCGGGTCGAAGCTGCTGATCGACTTTGGTCCGCTGCTCCTGTTCTTCCTGGTCAATTTCCTGGCGCCGGTTTCGCCGCTGACCAAGATCTTCGTCGCGACCGGGGTGTTCATGGTCGCGATGGTGGCGGCGGTGGCTTATTCCGCCATCCGCTATCGCAGCGTGTCGCCGCTTTTGTGGTTCAGCGGCTTCATGGTGGTGGTCCTCGGCGGATTGACGCTGTGGCTGCACGACGAGACGTTCATCAAGCTCAAGCCCACCATCTACTACCTGTTCGTCGCCGCCTTGCTCGGCTTCGGCCTGTGGAAGGACAAGCCGCTGCTGAAGCTGGTCCTGGGCAGCGCCTATCCCGGCCTCGACGAGGAAGGGTGGCGCAAGCTGACCCGCAACTGGGCGCTGTTCTTCCTGGTCATGGCCGCCGTGAACGAGGCCGTCTGGCGCAACAGCAGCACCGACTTCTGGGTCGGGTTCAAGCTGTGGGGGGCGATCCCCCTCACCCTTCTGTTCGCCGCCGCCAACGTGCCGATGCTGCTGCGCCACGGCCTCAATACCGAGGACGCCAAACCCGAAGAGCCAGGACCCGTCGAATGA
- a CDS encoding ABC transporter ATP-binding protein, with product MSTPALSIRGLRKAYASGTEALKSVDLDIASGEIFALLGPNGAGKTTLISIVCGLVRATSGEVLVEGKHWLNDYKGARRRIGLVPQEMNIDVFEPVWNTVAFSRELFGLPRNDAHIEQVLRDLTLWDKRKNILKDLSGGMKRRVMIAKALAHEPDILFLDEPTAGVDVELRKEMWAMVRLLREKGVTIILTTHYIEEAEEMADRVGVINKGELILVEEKAELMKKLGRKTLHLQLAEPLSDVPPALQDWKPRLSDDGLTLTYDFDRHAERTGIPSLLAAMRDAGIAFKDLDTKQSSLEDIFVGLIHGGVK from the coding sequence ATGAGCACTCCTGCACTGTCCATTCGAGGCCTGCGCAAGGCCTATGCCAGCGGTACCGAGGCGCTGAAGAGCGTCGACCTCGACATCGCTTCCGGCGAGATCTTTGCGTTGCTGGGTCCGAACGGCGCAGGAAAGACGACGTTGATCTCGATCGTCTGCGGCCTGGTCCGCGCGACGTCGGGGGAAGTGCTGGTCGAGGGCAAGCACTGGCTGAACGACTACAAAGGCGCGCGGCGGCGGATCGGCCTCGTCCCGCAGGAAATGAACATCGACGTGTTCGAGCCGGTCTGGAACACCGTCGCCTTCAGCCGTGAGCTGTTCGGCCTGCCCCGCAACGACGCCCATATCGAACAGGTGCTGCGCGACCTCACCTTGTGGGACAAGCGCAAGAATATCCTCAAGGACCTGTCGGGCGGCATGAAGCGCCGGGTGATGATCGCCAAGGCGCTGGCCCACGAACCCGACATCCTGTTCCTCGACGAGCCCACCGCCGGGGTCGATGTCGAACTCCGCAAGGAGATGTGGGCAATGGTCCGCCTGCTGCGCGAGAAGGGCGTCACCATCATCCTGACGACCCATTACATCGAGGAAGCCGAGGAGATGGCCGACCGGGTGGGGGTCATCAACAAGGGTGAGTTGATCCTCGTGGAGGAAAAGGCCGAGCTGATGAAGAAGCTCGGCCGCAAGACCTTGCACCTGCAGCTTGCCGAGCCGCTTTCCGACGTCCCGCCAGCCCTTCAGGACTGGAAGCCAAGGCTGTCGGACGACGGCCTGACCCTGACCTACGATTTCGATCGCCATGCAGAGCGGACCGGCATCCCCTCGCTGCTGGCGGCGATGCGCGACGCGGGCATTGCCTTCAAGGACCTCGACACCAAGCAGTCGAGCCTCGAAGACATCTTCGTCGGGCTGATCCATGGAGGCGTGAAGTGA